Within the Borrelia parkeri genome, the region GCTTAAAAATCTAAAGACAGCAATCAATTCCCTATTAAAGGACGATATTAGAATAATAAAATTAAAGTACGTAGAAGATAAATTTCAACCTAGATTTGATGCCAAGGGAAGAAAATATAGCTATTACATACTCAACAATGAAAACCACTATCCTTGGGAAGGATATCAGGCTTATTATATAAAGAAAAAATTAAATATTAATAGACTAAATGAAATGGCTGAAATGCTAATTGGTATACACGATTTTACTACCTTTTCATGCATAAGAGACCAAACAAACTCAAAATTGAAAGAAATTTATTCTGCTAGATTTAAGAAAAAAAATAAATTTATAATCTTTGAAATAATAGGCTCCTCATTTTTATGGAAAATGGTAAGATCAATAGTAGGAGCAATGATCGATATAGAGATAAAAAATGAACCTGTTGATACTTTTAAAAAAATTTTAAACTCAAAAAATAGAAAACTTACAAGAAAAACAGCACCTGCTAAAGCTTTATTTTTAGATAAGGTTTTTTATGAATAAAAGCAAATTGCTTAAAAAATTGATACTTCTCAGAAGACTTAAAAACAATATATCAGAAAATATTTATAGCAAACAAGAAGAATTTGAGAAACTTAAAAATCAAATAATCAAAGCTAGAAACATAAAAATTTTAAAACACACAGAACAAAAAGATATAAAAGAAAATAATAGATCAATAAAATCAATAGGATACAAAATAAATAAAAATGACAAAAAAGGTTTATTAATAGTATATATAGATAAAAAATATCTAAATCAAAATGCAAAAATAATAGTAAAAAAATGGTGTGAGAGTATTAAAATATTAAATTACAAAATAATAGATAATCCTAACACTCTAACC harbors:
- the truA gene encoding tRNA pseudouridine(38-40) synthase TruA; translated protein: MKKVLAEITYDGSLYYGFQIQPKKPTIQGEIEKVLEKISKTKIKIHSAGRTDKGVHARGQIISFYIKINIKLKNLKTAINSLLKDDIRIIKLKYVEDKFQPRFDAKGRKYSYYILNNENHYPWEGYQAYYIKKKLNINRLNEMAEMLIGIHDFTTFSCIRDQTNSKLKEIYSARFKKKNKFIIFEIIGSSFLWKMVRSIVGAMIDIEIKNEPVDTFKKILNSKNRKLTRKTAPAKALFLDKVFYE